The following are encoded in a window of Castanea sativa cultivar Marrone di Chiusa Pesio chromosome 9, ASM4071231v1 genomic DNA:
- the LOC142609495 gene encoding uncharacterized protein LOC142609495 isoform X1 produces the protein MTTTRYCLVLLLGVVLLSTASLADHHESPKHEHKPPKGEKPPPKHKPPTSLNKEEKPLPEHKPPTPGKGEKPPPHDHHPGRLLLESTSIDGKPPPKGEKPPPKHKPPTPLDKEEKPFPEHKPPKGKGEKPPPEHKPPKGKGEKPPPEHKPPHDHHLGHLLLESSSIDGKVPPKGAKPPPKHKPPTSVEEGEKKPCPEHKPPKGKGEKPPPHDHHPERLLLESTAIDGKPPPKGEKPPPKHKPPTLLDKEEKPFPEHKPPKGKGEKPPPEHKPPKGKGEKPPPEHKPPHDHHPGHLLLESSSIDGKVPPKGAKPPPKHKPPTSVEEGEKKPCPEHKPPKGKGEKSPPEHKPPKGKGEKPPPEHKPPHDHHPGHLLLESSSIDGKVPPKGAKPPPKHKPPTSVEEGEKKPFPEHKPPKGKGEKPPPEHKPPHDHHPEDHKDSQRPPRKNLKPPTAEKKPPSPSHKPPHKPPTAN, from the exons ATGACTACTACCAGATACTGCCTTGTGTTGCTCCTTGGAGTGGTGCTTCTAAGCACTGCCTCACTGGCTGACCACCATGAGTCTCCCAAACATGAGCACAAACCTCCTAAGGGAGAAAAGCCACCCCCAAAACACAAGCCACCAACCTCACTCAATAAGGAAGAGAAGCCATTGCCAGAACACAAACCACCAACCCCAGGTAAGGGAGAGAAGCCACCACCACATGATCATCACCCCGGACGCCTTCTATTGGAGTCTACTTCCATTGATGGCAAACCTCCTCCAAAGGGAGAAAAGCCACCACCAAAACACAAGCCACCAACCCCACTTGACAAGGAAGAGAAACCATTCCCAGAACACAAGCCCCCAAAGGGTAAAGGAGAGAAGCCACCACCAGAGCACAAGCCACCAAAGGGTAAAGGAGAGAAGCCACCACCAGAGCACAAGCCACCACATGATCATCACCTTGGACACCTTCTATTGGAGTCATCTTCCATTGATGGTAAAGTTCCTCCCAAGGGAGCAAAGccaccaccaaaacacaaaccaCCAACCTCAGttgaagagggagagaagaaacCATGCCCAGAACACAAGCCTCCAAAGG GTAAGGGAGAGAAGCCACCACCACATGATCATCACCCCGAACGCCTTCTATTGGAGTCTACTGCCATTGATGGCAAACCTCCTCCAAAGGGAGAAAAGCCACCACCAAAACACAAGCCACCAACCCTACTTGACAAGGAAGAGAAACCATTCCCAGAACACAAGCCCCCAAAGGGTAAAGGAGAGAAGCCACCACCAGAGCACAAGCCACCAAAGGGTAAAGGAGAGAAGCCACCACCAGAGCACAAGCCACCACATGATCATCACCCTGGACACCTTCTATTGGAGTCATCTTCCATTGATGGTAAAGTTCCTCCCAAGGGAGCAAAGccaccaccaaaacacaaaccaCCAACCTCAGttgaagagggagagaagaaacCATGCCCAGAACACAAGCCTCCAAAGGGTAAAGGAGAGAAGTCACCACCAGAGCACAAGCCACCAAAGGGTAAAGGAGAGAAGCCACCACCAGAGCACAAGCCACCACATGATCATCACCCTGGACACCTTCTATTGGAGTCATCTTCCATTGATGGTAAAGTTCCTCCCAAGGGAGCAAAGCCACCACCTAAACACAAACCACCAACCTCAGttgaagagggagagaagaaacCATTCCCAGAACACAAGCCACCAAAGGGTAAAGGAGAGAAGCCACCACCGGAGCACAAGCCACCACATGATCATCACCCAGAAGATCATAAAGACTCGCAAAGGCCACCCCGAAAGAACTTGAAGCCTCCAACTGCTGAAAAGAAGCCACCAAGTCCTTCTCACAAGCCACCCCACAAACCCCCAACTGCCAACTGA
- the LOC142609495 gene encoding uncharacterized protein LOC142609495 isoform X2: MTTTRYCLVLLLGVVLLSTASLADHHESPKHEHKPPKGEKPPPKHKPPTSLNKEEKPLPEHKPPTPGKGEKPPPHDHHPGRLLLESTSIDGKPPPKGEKPPPKHKPPTPLDKEEKPFPEHKPPKGKGEKPPPEHKPPHDHHLGHLLLESSSIDGKVPPKGAKPPPKHKPPTSVEEGEKKPCPEHKPPKGKGEKPPPHDHHPERLLLESTAIDGKPPPKGEKPPPKHKPPTLLDKEEKPFPEHKPPKGKGEKPPPEHKPPKGKGEKPPPEHKPPHDHHPGHLLLESSSIDGKVPPKGAKPPPKHKPPTSVEEGEKKPCPEHKPPKGKGEKSPPEHKPPKGKGEKPPPEHKPPHDHHPGHLLLESSSIDGKVPPKGAKPPPKHKPPTSVEEGEKKPFPEHKPPKGKGEKPPPEHKPPHDHHPEDHKDSQRPPRKNLKPPTAEKKPPSPSHKPPHKPPTAN, translated from the exons ATGACTACTACCAGATACTGCCTTGTGTTGCTCCTTGGAGTGGTGCTTCTAAGCACTGCCTCACTGGCTGACCACCATGAGTCTCCCAAACATGAGCACAAACCTCCTAAGGGAGAAAAGCCACCCCCAAAACACAAGCCACCAACCTCACTCAATAAGGAAGAGAAGCCATTGCCAGAACACAAACCACCAACCCCAGGTAAGGGAGAGAAGCCACCACCACATGATCATCACCCCGGACGCCTTCTATTGGAGTCTACTTCCATTGATGGCAAACCTCCTCCAAAGGGAGAAAAGCCACCACCAAAACACAAGCCACCAACCCCACTTGACAAGGAAGAGAAACCATTCCCAGAA CACAAGCCACCAAAGGGTAAAGGAGAGAAGCCACCACCAGAGCACAAGCCACCACATGATCATCACCTTGGACACCTTCTATTGGAGTCATCTTCCATTGATGGTAAAGTTCCTCCCAAGGGAGCAAAGccaccaccaaaacacaaaccaCCAACCTCAGttgaagagggagagaagaaacCATGCCCAGAACACAAGCCTCCAAAGG GTAAGGGAGAGAAGCCACCACCACATGATCATCACCCCGAACGCCTTCTATTGGAGTCTACTGCCATTGATGGCAAACCTCCTCCAAAGGGAGAAAAGCCACCACCAAAACACAAGCCACCAACCCTACTTGACAAGGAAGAGAAACCATTCCCAGAACACAAGCCCCCAAAGGGTAAAGGAGAGAAGCCACCACCAGAGCACAAGCCACCAAAGGGTAAAGGAGAGAAGCCACCACCAGAGCACAAGCCACCACATGATCATCACCCTGGACACCTTCTATTGGAGTCATCTTCCATTGATGGTAAAGTTCCTCCCAAGGGAGCAAAGccaccaccaaaacacaaaccaCCAACCTCAGttgaagagggagagaagaaacCATGCCCAGAACACAAGCCTCCAAAGGGTAAAGGAGAGAAGTCACCACCAGAGCACAAGCCACCAAAGGGTAAAGGAGAGAAGCCACCACCAGAGCACAAGCCACCACATGATCATCACCCTGGACACCTTCTATTGGAGTCATCTTCCATTGATGGTAAAGTTCCTCCCAAGGGAGCAAAGCCACCACCTAAACACAAACCACCAACCTCAGttgaagagggagagaagaaacCATTCCCAGAACACAAGCCACCAAAGGGTAAAGGAGAGAAGCCACCACCGGAGCACAAGCCACCACATGATCATCACCCAGAAGATCATAAAGACTCGCAAAGGCCACCCCGAAAGAACTTGAAGCCTCCAACTGCTGAAAAGAAGCCACCAAGTCCTTCTCACAAGCCACCCCACAAACCCCCAACTGCCAACTGA